A genomic window from Companilactobacillus alimentarius DSM 20249 includes:
- the rimM gene encoding ribosome maturation factor RimM (Essential for efficient processing of 16S rRNA) gives MAEKLYRVGTIVNTHGIKGELKVVPITDFPEDRFKSGSKLFFKKNKTTEEFIVESARKHKQFVLLKLKGYDNINDVEKYVKSELFAEGELTSELNDGEFLYKQIIGLKVVDKELGEIGQITEIMELGSNDVWVVKGTKYKEVLLPYIKDVIKKVDLDKKVVEVEIPDGLID, from the coding sequence ATGGCTGAAAAATTATATCGAGTTGGTACTATTGTCAATACGCATGGTATTAAAGGCGAATTAAAAGTCGTTCCAATTACAGATTTTCCAGAAGATCGTTTTAAAAGTGGTTCCAAGTTATTCTTTAAAAAGAATAAGACTACTGAAGAGTTCATCGTTGAATCAGCCCGTAAGCACAAACAATTTGTGCTTTTAAAGTTGAAAGGCTATGACAATATCAATGACGTTGAAAAGTATGTTAAGTCAGAATTGTTTGCCGAAGGCGAGCTTACTTCGGAGTTAAATGACGGCGAGTTTCTTTATAAACAAATTATTGGATTAAAAGTTGTGGATAAGGAATTAGGCGAAATTGGTCAGATAACTGAAATCATGGAATTAGGATCAAATGACGTGTGGGTCGTTAAAGGAACTAAGTATAAGGAAGTCCTTTTGCCTTATATTAAGGATGTTATTAAGAAAGTCGATCTCGACAAAAAAGTTGTTGAGGTTGAAATACCGGATGGATTGATAGATTAA
- the purQ gene encoding phosphoribosylformylglycinamidine synthase subunit PurQ — MKFAVVNFPGSNCDMDLYYAIKDGINEEAELVDYRQKSLNGFDGVLIPGGFSYGDYLRSGAIAVHAPIISEIIRFANEGKIVLGICNGFQILTELHLLPGALIQNEKSRFICETTTLIVENNRTAFTNQYEKDQRLQIPVAHGEGRYFCDEKTLKSLQENEQIVFRYDKNINGSVQQIAGVTNKRKNVLGMMPHPERAMEQILGSDDGLKLFQSIINYQVRVNN, encoded by the coding sequence ATGAAGTTTGCAGTAGTGAATTTTCCTGGTTCCAACTGTGATATGGATCTCTATTATGCAATTAAAGATGGTATTAATGAAGAAGCTGAATTAGTTGATTACCGACAGAAAAGTCTGAATGGTTTCGATGGTGTCTTGATTCCGGGTGGCTTTTCATATGGAGATTATTTGCGTAGTGGAGCTATTGCTGTCCATGCACCAATTATTTCGGAAATTATCCGTTTTGCTAATGAAGGAAAAATCGTGTTGGGTATCTGTAATGGTTTTCAAATTTTAACAGAATTGCATTTATTGCCCGGTGCCTTAATTCAAAATGAAAAAAGTCGTTTTATCTGTGAAACGACGACTTTAATAGTTGAAAATAACCGGACAGCCTTTACCAATCAATATGAAAAAGATCAACGCCTGCAAATTCCTGTTGCTCACGGAGAAGGTAGATATTTCTGTGATGAAAAAACTTTGAAGAGTTTACAAGAAAATGAACAGATTGTTTTTAGATATGACAAGAATATTAACGGAAGCGTGCAACAGATTGCCGGAGTAACCAACAAACGTAAAAATGTTCTGGGAATGATGCCACATCCAGAAAGGGCTATGGAACAGATTTTGGGTTCCGATGATGGACTCAAATTGTTCCAATCAATAATCAATTATCAGGTAAGGGTGAATAATTAA
- the purS gene encoding phosphoribosylformylglycinamidine synthase subunit PurS gives MKLVKVYVTLKTSVLDAQGEAIKSAIQTMGYDHVSQVSMGKYFELRFDDYSQLDQDVDAICDELLTNPNIETYRYEIVEEK, from the coding sequence ATGAAATTAGTAAAAGTTTATGTGACACTGAAAACCTCAGTTCTGGATGCTCAAGGGGAAGCAATTAAATCAGCTATTCAAACCATGGGATATGATCACGTTTCGCAAGTTTCTATGGGTAAGTACTTTGAATTACGTTTTGATGATTACTCTCAATTGGATCAAGATGTCGATGCAATTTGCGATGAATTACTGACTAATCCTAATATCGAAACTTATCGTTATGAAATTGTGGAGGAAAAATAG
- a CDS encoding histidine phosphatase family protein, with the protein MTEFYLIRHGQTKANVLKMKQGNINTEITYLNEHGQEQAKTLKDKFDISFADRIICSPLKRAQQTADILNSSTNLPITYDNRLREISYGQWDGRKNADLRKAYPDAYNDYWNDAKPIYSNYATEGEKFTDVIKRVNSFLLDSVAKFPDEKIICVTHGFTIKAAALGILQPKDMMSIPEPRNTSVTKIIGLSPTEFYLEYYNQLAN; encoded by the coding sequence ATGACTGAATTCTACCTAATTCGCCACGGACAGACCAAGGCAAATGTTCTAAAAATGAAACAAGGCAATATTAATACTGAAATCACATATTTAAATGAACATGGACAAGAGCAGGCCAAAACTTTAAAAGATAAATTTGATATCAGTTTTGCTGATCGAATTATCTGTAGTCCCTTAAAAAGGGCCCAACAGACAGCTGATATTTTAAATTCTTCTACTAATTTGCCAATCACTTATGATAATCGACTAAGAGAAATTTCCTATGGTCAATGGGATGGAAGAAAAAATGCTGATTTAAGAAAGGCTTATCCTGATGCTTATAACGATTACTGGAATGACGCCAAGCCAATCTATTCTAATTATGCCACTGAGGGCGAAAAGTTTACCGACGTAATTAAACGCGTCAATAGTTTTTTACTAGATTCTGTAGCTAAATTCCCTGACGAAAAAATCATTTGTGTTACTCATGGTTTCACAATTAAGGCGGCTGCTTTAGGCATTTTGCAGCCCAAAGATATGATGAGTATTCCCGAACCTAGAAACACTAGTGTGACTAAAATCATCGGCTTATCACCAACTGAATTTTACTTAGAATACTATAATCAACTAGCTAACTAA
- the purC gene encoding phosphoribosylaminoimidazolesuccinocarboxamide synthase, with protein sequence MAENKLLYEGKAKNVYQTENDDELLMVYKDQATAFNGKKKEELPGKGVLDCQISALVFDYLIKNGIETHLIKNLSDHEQLVKSSEVFPLEVVLRNITSGSLVKKFQVESGLRLSDPIIEFYYKSDALDDPFINDSQVKALRIANDEEIAFIKQMTLKINQLLVPFFSKSGFDLVDFKLEFGKVNGKIILVDEFSPDNCRLWDKKSHDSMDKDVFRKHEGDLVKTYLEVLKRLAMR encoded by the coding sequence ATGGCAGAAAATAAATTGCTTTATGAAGGCAAAGCTAAGAACGTTTATCAAACAGAAAATGATGACGAATTATTGATGGTCTATAAAGATCAAGCAACGGCCTTTAATGGTAAGAAAAAAGAAGAATTACCTGGTAAAGGTGTATTAGATTGTCAGATTTCAGCCTTAGTATTCGATTATTTGATCAAGAATGGAATTGAAACACATCTGATCAAGAATTTATCAGATCACGAACAATTGGTGAAGAGTAGTGAAGTTTTCCCACTAGAAGTCGTTTTACGAAATATTACTTCGGGAAGTTTAGTTAAAAAATTTCAAGTTGAAAGTGGTCTGCGTTTAAGTGATCCCATTATCGAATTTTATTATAAAAGCGATGCTTTAGACGATCCTTTCATTAATGATTCCCAAGTTAAAGCCTTACGAATTGCTAACGATGAAGAAATCGCCTTCATTAAGCAAATGACTCTGAAAATAAATCAATTATTAGTACCATTCTTCTCCAAAAGTGGATTTGACTTAGTCGACTTCAAATTAGAATTTGGAAAAGTAAATGGAAAAATCATTTTGGTGGATGAATTTTCTCCAGATAATTGTCGTCTTTGGGATAAGAAAAGCCACGATTCAATGGATAAAGATGTTTTTCGTAAGCATGAAGGTGACTTAGTAAAAACTTATTTAGAAGTTCTAAAACGATTAGCAATGCGATAG
- the purE gene encoding 5-(carboxyamino)imidazole ribonucleotide mutase, translated as MNDVAVVMGSISDLKIMQNTLDVLKELQVSYEVKVISAHRMPQEMLNFANNAENNGFKVIVAGAGGAAHLPGMIASSTSLPVIGVPVPSKYLKGMDSLLSIVQMPAGVPVATVSIGEAGAKNAAILATKICALNNRQYAISLEDYVQAMHDQSLESGKNLE; from the coding sequence ATGAATGATGTAGCAGTAGTTATGGGCTCAATTTCAGATTTGAAAATTATGCAGAATACTTTAGACGTCTTAAAAGAACTTCAAGTCAGCTATGAAGTCAAAGTGATTTCAGCACATCGAATGCCACAAGAGATGCTAAATTTTGCCAACAATGCTGAAAACAACGGTTTTAAAGTGATTGTGGCAGGTGCTGGGGGAGCAGCACATTTGCCAGGTATGATTGCTTCATCTACTAGTCTTCCGGTGATTGGCGTTCCGGTTCCATCTAAGTATCTAAAAGGGATGGATTCTTTATTGTCAATCGTCCAAATGCCAGCGGGTGTTCCTGTCGCAACAGTTTCTATCGGTGAAGCTGGAGCTAAGAACGCTGCTATCCTAGCAACGAAGATTTGTGCTTTGAATAATCGTCAATATGCTATTTCATTGGAAGATTACGTGCAAGCTATGCATGATCAATCATTAGAAAGTGGGAAAAATCTTGAATAA
- the lexA gene encoding transcriptional repressor LexA, producing the protein MSKAEGSKQSQILQCIYDYLDEHGYPPTVREICEAVNLSSTSTVHGHLSRLEKKGFIQRDPTKPRAIELTGAGLNSIGIKSKQIPILGAVAAGQPITAERNPDGYFPIPPDLNRESGELFMLEIHGESMINCGIYDGDHVIVHEQNFANNGEIVIAMTEDIEATCKRFYQENGHYRLQPENDTMDPIILDSVEIIGKVVGLYRSQIF; encoded by the coding sequence ATGTCAAAAGCTGAAGGCTCTAAACAGTCACAAATTTTACAATGTATTTATGATTATTTAGATGAACATGGCTATCCACCAACTGTCAGAGAGATCTGTGAAGCGGTGAATCTATCGTCTACATCGACGGTCCATGGTCACCTATCTCGTCTCGAGAAGAAAGGTTTCATTCAACGCGACCCTACTAAACCTAGGGCAATTGAATTAACTGGTGCCGGTTTGAATTCTATCGGTATCAAATCTAAACAGATCCCTATTTTGGGTGCTGTCGCTGCGGGTCAGCCAATCACAGCTGAACGTAATCCTGATGGTTACTTCCCAATTCCACCTGACCTTAATCGTGAGTCCGGTGAATTATTCATGCTTGAGATTCATGGCGAAAGTATGATTAACTGTGGAATTTATGATGGTGATCACGTTATTGTACATGAGCAAAACTTTGCTAACAATGGCGAAATCGTAATTGCTATGACTGAGGATATTGAGGCTACATGTAAGAGATTCTATCAAGAAAATGGACATTACCGCCTACAACCTGAAAACGATACAATGGACCCAATTATTTTAGATAGTGTCGAAATAATTGGTAAAGTTGTTGGATTATATCGTTCACAAATCTTTTAA
- the rplS gene encoding 50S ribosomal protein L19, which yields MNNLIQDITKEQLRSDIPDFRSGDTVRVHAKVVEGSRERIQLFEGVVIKRHGSGISATYTVRKMSNGVGVERTFPLNTPRVEQIEVIRHGRVRRSKLYYLRARTGKAARIKELRRD from the coding sequence ATGAATAACTTAATTCAAGATATTACTAAAGAACAATTACGTTCTGACATTCCTGACTTTCGTAGTGGTGACACTGTTCGTGTACATGCTAAGGTTGTCGAAGGTAGCCGTGAACGTATTCAATTATTTGAAGGTGTCGTAATCAAGAGACATGGTTCAGGTATCAGTGCTACATACACTGTTCGTAAGATGAGTAATGGTGTTGGTGTTGAAAGAACATTCCCATTAAACACACCACGTGTTGAACAAATCGAAGTTATCAGACATGGTCGTGTACGTCGTAGCAAGCTTTACTACCTACGTGCTCGTACAGGTAAGGCTGCTCGTATTAAAGAACTCCGTCGCGACTAA
- the purL gene encoding phosphoribosylformylglycinamidine synthase subunit PurL: protein MIEPTAKEIKDSKLYQKWGLSDTEYQLICEKILNRLPNYTETGLYSVMWSEHCSYKNSKKVLRKMPNKSDRVLAGPGEDAGILDIGDGQAVVFKAESHNHPSAVEPYQGAATGVGGIIRDIFSMGAEPIALLNSLKFGPLDNGKTKHLVDEVVAGIGGYGNCIGLPTVGGEISFEKCYENNPLVNAMCVGLLNKTDFKHGTASGEGNLIVYVGAKTGRDGIHGATFASDEFTDTKNKQRSAVQVGNPFIEKLLMDACVEIIEQHPEWVLGIQDMGAAGLVSSTAEMASKAGSGLVLKLDDVPQRETEMSAYEMMLSESQERMVLCIKPQFKTKVLDFFKHFELDAVVIGHVTADKQYKIYHHEKLVTDIPVESLTEDVPEYDRPEIEPKRIKENQSYHFQPQIESLENTWQEMLQRPNIASKRHFYQTYDAQVKANTLITPGSDAGVIRIRGTKKAIAMTNDSNSKYVYLNPYVGGQIAVMEAARNIVASGGQPIGITDCLNYGNPENPEVFWELDKSVEGIASACREIDTPVISGNVSLYNEYNDEAIYPSPMIGMVGLIDDLQKVTTIAFKNATDLIYLVGKTTDDYNGSEIQLQQTGSIKGDLSPLDLNKEKLHQDLIHQAITRNLVASCHDLSEGGLAVALSESAFENKLGFEIKTSLTNAQMFSETQSRFLVSIRPENKQAFEDLIQQDFELLGQVTNETDFKVATSDTSVSINGMEALNNWKGAISCLMKSKA from the coding sequence ATAATTGAACCTACTGCAAAAGAAATTAAAGATTCCAAACTGTATCAAAAATGGGGTTTGAGTGATACAGAATACCAGTTGATTTGTGAGAAAATTCTAAATCGGTTACCCAATTATACAGAAACAGGATTGTACTCCGTTATGTGGAGTGAACACTGTTCATATAAGAATTCTAAAAAAGTTTTGAGAAAGATGCCTAACAAGAGTGATCGAGTATTAGCTGGTCCTGGCGAGGACGCTGGTATTTTAGACATTGGCGATGGTCAAGCGGTAGTCTTTAAAGCTGAAAGTCACAATCATCCTTCAGCGGTTGAACCTTATCAAGGAGCAGCTACAGGTGTTGGAGGTATCATTAGAGATATTTTTTCTATGGGTGCAGAACCGATTGCCCTATTAAACAGTTTGAAATTTGGACCATTGGACAATGGTAAAACTAAACATTTAGTTGATGAAGTTGTGGCAGGAATTGGCGGTTATGGAAATTGTATTGGATTGCCAACAGTTGGTGGAGAAATTTCTTTTGAAAAATGTTATGAAAATAACCCTCTCGTTAATGCTATGTGTGTTGGACTTTTGAATAAGACTGATTTCAAACATGGAACAGCTAGTGGCGAAGGAAATCTGATCGTTTATGTTGGAGCTAAAACTGGTCGCGATGGGATTCATGGAGCCACATTTGCTTCAGATGAATTCACTGATACTAAAAACAAACAACGTTCAGCAGTACAAGTTGGAAATCCCTTTATTGAAAAACTATTGATGGATGCTTGTGTAGAAATCATTGAACAACATCCAGAATGGGTTTTAGGAATTCAAGACATGGGTGCTGCAGGGTTAGTCTCTTCAACAGCCGAAATGGCATCAAAAGCTGGCAGTGGACTGGTTTTGAAACTAGATGATGTTCCCCAGCGTGAAACTGAAATGTCAGCTTATGAAATGATGCTTTCAGAGTCACAAGAACGGATGGTCTTGTGTATTAAGCCCCAGTTTAAAACTAAAGTCTTAGATTTCTTTAAACATTTTGAACTAGATGCAGTGGTGATCGGACACGTAACTGCCGATAAACAATATAAAATTTATCATCATGAGAAATTAGTGACCGATATTCCAGTAGAGAGTTTGACCGAAGACGTGCCAGAATATGATCGTCCTGAAATAGAACCAAAACGTATCAAAGAAAATCAGAGTTATCATTTCCAACCACAAATTGAGTCTTTGGAGAATACTTGGCAAGAAATGCTCCAACGACCAAATATCGCAAGTAAACGTCATTTTTATCAAACTTATGATGCACAAGTCAAAGCTAATACACTAATAACTCCAGGTAGTGATGCAGGCGTAATAAGAATTCGTGGTACTAAAAAAGCCATTGCAATGACAAATGACAGTAATTCTAAGTACGTTTATTTAAATCCATACGTTGGTGGTCAAATTGCCGTTATGGAAGCAGCTCGAAATATCGTTGCCAGTGGTGGCCAACCAATCGGTATTACAGATTGCTTGAACTATGGAAATCCTGAGAATCCAGAAGTTTTCTGGGAATTGGATAAGAGCGTTGAAGGAATCGCCAGTGCTTGTCGAGAAATTGATACTCCCGTAATTTCAGGGAATGTGTCACTCTACAACGAATACAACGATGAGGCCATTTATCCTAGTCCTATGATTGGGATGGTCGGATTGATTGACGATTTACAGAAAGTAACGACTATTGCCTTTAAAAATGCTACGGACCTGATTTATCTAGTTGGTAAAACTACTGATGATTACAACGGCTCCGAAATTCAATTGCAACAGACTGGTTCTATAAAAGGAGATTTAAGTCCCCTAGATTTGAATAAAGAGAAACTTCATCAAGATTTGATCCATCAAGCAATTACTCGAAATTTAGTTGCGAGTTGCCACGATTTAAGTGAGGGTGGTCTAGCTGTAGCCTTATCAGAATCAGCTTTTGAAAATAAATTAGGTTTTGAAATTAAAACAAGTTTGACTAATGCACAAATGTTTTCAGAGACTCAATCACGTTTCTTAGTTTCCATTAGGCCCGAAAACAAACAAGCGTTTGAAGATTTAATACAACAAGATTTTGAATTGTTGGGTCAAGTAACAAATGAGACAGATTTCAAAGTCGCGACAAGTGACACTTCTGTTTCGATTAACGGAATGGAAGCTCTAAACAATTGGAAAGGGGCAATTTCATGTTTGATGAAGTCAAAAGCTTAA
- a CDS encoding YneF family protein produces the protein MGTTIIVGILALLIGLVGGFFIARWYMKKYFQDNPPISADMIKQMMAQMGQKPSQKKLNQLMSTMKASQKKK, from the coding sequence ATGGGAACAACAATAATCGTTGGTATCTTAGCCTTATTAATCGGATTAGTCGGCGGATTCTTTATTGCCAGATGGTATATGAAGAAATACTTCCAAGATAATCCACCAATTAGTGCGGATATGATCAAACAAATGATGGCCCAAATGGGACAAAAACCATCACAAAAGAAGCTTAACCAATTAATGAGTACTATGAAAGCTTCACAAAAGAAGAAGTAG
- the purK gene encoding 5-(carboxyamino)imidazole ribonucleotide synthase — MNKAILPGSTIGIIGGGQLGQMMALSAKEMGYKVIILDPTANCPAAQVSDDQIVANYDDLEKLIALAKRCDVLTYEFENVDAETIAEVKKYTQVPQGTKALSITQNRILEKNFIEENDFRTVPHVVIKNIFEYHRAIEKLQAPVIIKTITGGYDGKGQILVTDPENVCFAEIEHLLMQGPCLVEKKINLKKEVSVVVSANSQGQTSVFPVIENIHRDNILHLSNCPAAISSKASQLIYQIGEKLAQNLELVGTMCIEFFISTDDEVFVNEIAPRPHNSGHLTIEACNVSQFEAHIRGVCNLAMPKVELLKSAVMVNLLGQHLLKAKEELPDHAGWHFHDYGKAEIKNNRKMGHITILTEKIEQEKQAIDKNLIWDV, encoded by the coding sequence TTGAATAAAGCAATTTTACCTGGTTCTACAATTGGGATCATTGGCGGAGGGCAATTGGGACAAATGATGGCTCTTTCAGCTAAAGAGATGGGATATAAGGTTATCATTTTAGATCCAACGGCAAATTGCCCGGCAGCACAAGTTTCAGATGACCAGATTGTTGCCAATTATGATGATTTGGAAAAATTAATTGCCTTAGCTAAGCGTTGCGATGTATTGACTTACGAATTTGAAAATGTCGACGCTGAAACGATTGCTGAAGTTAAAAAGTACACTCAGGTGCCACAAGGAACCAAAGCTTTAAGCATTACCCAAAACAGAATTTTAGAAAAAAATTTTATTGAAGAAAATGATTTTAGAACCGTTCCCCATGTTGTTATAAAAAATATTTTTGAATACCATCGAGCAATTGAAAAATTACAGGCTCCGGTGATTATCAAGACGATTACGGGCGGGTATGACGGTAAAGGACAAATTCTAGTGACAGATCCTGAAAATGTCTGCTTCGCAGAAATTGAACACTTATTGATGCAAGGTCCTTGTCTTGTTGAAAAAAAAATCAATTTGAAAAAAGAAGTTTCGGTTGTCGTCTCTGCTAATAGTCAAGGTCAGACTTCAGTTTTTCCAGTGATCGAAAATATTCATCGAGATAATATTTTACATTTAAGCAATTGTCCGGCGGCAATCAGTTCCAAGGCTAGTCAGCTCATTTATCAGATTGGAGAAAAATTAGCTCAGAATTTAGAACTAGTTGGGACGATGTGCATCGAATTTTTCATTTCAACCGATGATGAAGTTTTTGTTAATGAAATTGCTCCAAGACCGCATAACTCAGGCCATTTAACTATTGAAGCTTGTAATGTTTCACAATTTGAAGCTCATATTCGTGGCGTTTGTAATTTAGCAATGCCCAAAGTTGAACTATTAAAGTCGGCTGTGATGGTCAACCTTTTGGGTCAACATTTATTAAAAGCTAAAGAAGAATTGCCTGATCATGCAGGGTGGCATTTCCATGACTATGGTAAAGCTGAAATAAAGAATAATCGCAAAATGGGACATATCACTATTTTGACTGAAAAGATTGAACAAGAGAAACAAGCAATTGACAAAAATTTAATTTGGGATGTGTAG
- the rpsP gene encoding 30S ribosomal protein S16, which yields MSVKIRMKRMGSKLRPFYRLVVADSRSPRDGRFIEQVGYYNPISQPEEIKLDDDKIVEWLNKGAQPSDTVRHLLKQHGIMQKFHESKYTK from the coding sequence ATGTCAGTTAAAATTAGAATGAAACGTATGGGTAGTAAGTTACGCCCATTTTATAGATTAGTTGTTGCAGATTCACGTTCACCACGTGATGGCCGCTTTATCGAACAAGTTGGTTACTACAACCCAATCTCACAACCAGAAGAAATCAAACTTGATGATGACAAGATCGTTGAATGGTTAAACAAAGGTGCACAACCTTCAGATACAGTTCGTCACTTGTTGAAACAACATGGTATTATGCAAAAGTTCCATGAAAGCAAGTATACAAAATAG
- the trmD gene encoding tRNA (guanosine(37)-N1)-methyltransferase TrmD, with the protein MDITILSIFPRMFQALNESLIGKAQERGLVNIDVVDFRDFTTNKQHHVDDTTYGGGAGMLLQAQPIYDAMEHVEAKKPGKKRVVLLDPAGKTFNTKMARDFAKEDQLVFICGHYEGFDERVKDLVTDEVSIGDYILTGGELPTMSMIDATLRFVPGVLGNSFSAEEESFSNGLLEYPQYTKPADFRGKKVPEVLTSGDHEKIRLWRLTQALKKTLERRPDLLETAKLTDEEKKLLREIRQNR; encoded by the coding sequence ATGGATATTACAATTTTAAGCATTTTTCCAAGAATGTTTCAGGCACTAAATGAGTCTTTGATTGGTAAAGCTCAGGAACGTGGATTAGTCAATATTGACGTAGTTGATTTTCGTGACTTTACAACTAACAAGCAACATCATGTCGATGACACAACCTACGGCGGTGGAGCAGGGATGTTGTTGCAAGCACAGCCTATTTATGATGCTATGGAACACGTTGAAGCAAAAAAGCCGGGCAAAAAAAGAGTCGTCTTATTAGATCCAGCAGGAAAAACCTTCAACACGAAAATGGCACGTGATTTTGCCAAGGAAGACCAATTAGTTTTTATTTGCGGTCATTATGAAGGTTTTGATGAGCGGGTAAAGGATTTAGTGACTGATGAAGTTTCAATTGGAGATTATATCTTAACGGGTGGAGAATTACCTACGATGAGTATGATTGATGCAACTTTACGATTCGTGCCTGGAGTTCTTGGTAATTCATTTTCTGCAGAAGAGGAGTCATTCTCTAATGGATTACTAGAATACCCTCAATACACTAAGCCGGCCGATTTCCGCGGTAAAAAGGTCCCTGAGGTATTAACTAGTGGGGATCATGAAAAGATTCGTCTTTGGCGCTTAACGCAAGCTTTGAAGAAGACTTTAGAACGTCGTCCTGATTTATTAGAAACAGCTAAACTGACTGATGAAGAAAAAAAGCTTTTGCGTGAAATTCGTCAAAATAGATAG
- a CDS encoding DUF896 domain-containing protein — MNEQEKLLKRINELAHKAKDGTITKEEEDQQAELRKEYLKNFRASFRSQLEMTRVFDKQGNEVTPEKVREIQRKKGLRDD, encoded by the coding sequence ATGAACGAACAAGAGAAATTATTAAAAAGAATCAACGAACTAGCTCACAAAGCTAAGGACGGAACAATTACTAAAGAAGAAGAAGATCAGCAAGCTGAGCTTAGAAAAGAATATTTAAAGAACTTTCGAGCAAGTTTTAGATCACAACTAGAAATGACTCGTGTCTTTGATAAGCAAGGAAATGAGGTCACTCCCGAAAAAGTTAGAGAAATTCAACGTAAAAAGGGACTTCGTGACGATTAA